GGTGGTGGTGGATACGGCGGCGGAGGATCTGGCGGCGGAGGATCCGGCGGCAGTGGATATGCCACCACGAGGTACCACTCtggcggtggtggctacggtggCGCTGGAGGTGACTACGGCAGACAGGGTGGTTACAGGGCCACTACCAGCTACCGAAGCGGAGGAGGCGGCTACGGTGGTGGCGAATACGGGTCCGGAAGCAGCTACAGGTCGTACGGAGGATATGGTGGCGGATCCAGAGGTTACGGTGGTGGTGGGTACGGCGGTGGTGGATACGGCGGTGGCAAGTCCTACACAAGCAGCGTTAGCTATGGAGGCGGAAGATATGGCAGTAGTGGATATGGTAGCGGTGGCTACGGCGGCAGCGGATATGGCGGTGGCGGCTATGGCAGCGGCGCCTATAGCGGTGGTGGATACGGAGGAAGCGGCTACGGCAAAGGTTCTTACAGTGCAGCGAGGTCGTACGGACGCGGAGGCTACGGCGGCGGATACAGCGGTAGTTACGGTGGGGGCTATGGAGGGTCAGGTGGCTACGGAAAGTCGTACTACAAATGGTAAAGAGACTGCATTAGCGCTAGGCAAGCACGCGCAATTTTTTCTATACAAAACTAAAAGCCTACATGGGTGATGTGCGTTTTATCATCCGTCGTTTCTCTAA
This Dermacentor albipictus isolate Rhodes 1998 colony chromosome 1, USDA_Dalb.pri_finalv2, whole genome shotgun sequence DNA region includes the following protein-coding sequences:
- the LOC135901049 gene encoding uncharacterized protein, with translation MRMGGQALAWLVVAACVGPALSGYVVRRRVYGGGGYGGGGYGGGGYGGGGYGGGGYGGGGSGGGGSGGSGYATTRYHSGGGGYGGAGGDYGRQGGYRATTSYRSGGGGYGGGEYGSGSSYRSYGGYGGGSRGYGGGGYGGGGYGGGKSYTSSVSYGGGRYGSSGYGSGGYGGSGYGGGGYGSGAYSGGGYGGSGYGKGSYSAARSYGRGGYGGGYSGSYGGGYGGSGGYGKSYYKW